Proteins from one Streptomyces genisteinicus genomic window:
- a CDS encoding carbohydrate ABC transporter permease yields the protein MATPAHDTVTGTGRSGVPAPRKAPAARPAPGRTRRGAGRRGGGWTPWLYLAPALVVLAALLVYPIYQLGLISFLEYTQAQVSGGEPTSFQGLGNYRTLFSDSQFWQVLLATVGFAAACVLATLAVGCALAVLLTRIRAVPRLVLMLAALGAWATPAITGSTVWVFLFDPDFGPVNKVLGLGDFSWTYGRWSAFALVLLEVVWCSFPFVMVTVYAGIRAIPGEVLEAAALDGASQWRVWRSVMAPMLRPILVVVVIQSIIWDFKVFTQIYVMTGGGGIAGQNLVLNVYAYQKAFASSEYSLGSAIGVVMLLILLAVTLVYLRLLRRQGEEI from the coding sequence GTGGCGACCCCCGCGCACGACACCGTCACGGGCACGGGACGCTCCGGCGTCCCCGCCCCGCGGAAGGCCCCGGCGGCCCGCCCCGCGCCGGGCCGCACCCGGCGCGGCGCGGGGCGGCGCGGCGGCGGCTGGACCCCCTGGCTCTACCTGGCGCCCGCCCTCGTCGTCCTGGCGGCCCTGCTCGTCTACCCCATCTACCAGCTCGGGCTGATCTCGTTCCTGGAGTACACCCAGGCCCAGGTCAGCGGCGGCGAACCGACCAGCTTCCAGGGCCTCGGCAACTACCGCACGCTCTTCTCCGACAGCCAGTTCTGGCAGGTCCTGCTGGCGACCGTCGGCTTCGCCGCCGCCTGCGTCCTCGCCACCCTCGCCGTCGGCTGCGCGCTCGCCGTGCTGCTCACCCGGATCAGGGCCGTGCCCCGGCTCGTCCTGATGCTCGCCGCGCTGGGCGCGTGGGCGACACCCGCGATCACCGGCTCGACGGTCTGGGTCTTCCTCTTCGACCCCGACTTCGGCCCCGTCAACAAGGTCCTCGGACTCGGCGACTTCTCCTGGACCTACGGACGCTGGAGCGCCTTCGCGCTGGTCCTCCTCGAGGTCGTGTGGTGCTCGTTCCCCTTCGTCATGGTGACCGTGTACGCGGGCATCAGGGCGATCCCCGGCGAGGTGCTGGAGGCGGCCGCGCTGGACGGCGCCTCCCAGTGGCGCGTCTGGCGTTCCGTCATGGCGCCGATGCTGCGCCCCATCCTCGTCGTCGTCGTCATCCAGTCGATCATCTGGGACTTCAAGGTCTTCACGCAGATCTACGTGATGACGGGCGGCGGCGGCATCGCCGGCCAGAACCTCGTGCTCAACGTCTACGCGTACCAGAAGGCGTTCGCGTCGTCCGAGTACAGCCTGGGATCGGCCATCGGCGTGGTCATGCTGCTGATCCTGCTCGCGGTCACCCTCGTGTACCTGCGACTGCTGCGACGCCAGGGAGAAGAGATATGA
- a CDS encoding extracellular solute-binding protein — MKLIARFTAPVAALALAGLTATACAPQTSDNGAGRDDRSGTLRVWLFQEVNNTPKEQVVDAAVAAFEKSHEGTEVEVEYIPVDTRAQRIKAAFNDPDSAPDVIEYGNTDTAGYVKDGGLADVSAEFAAWDEAKDTDPTARASVTVGGKVYGAPLFVGVRALYYRTDVLDELGLGVPTTQDELIATAKKIRKERPELYGLAVGGAYTYGAMPFIWANGGEMAVEKDGTWKAAIDGAAAQKGIAAYTSLFGDDNCPAAKCASMGGNATATAFAAGKAAMVIGGDFSHQAIEAGAVKGKYAVVPLPGRNKGEIAPAFAGGNNIGVLRSTGHRTLAVDLMKRLAGKETQAELFDAMGFLPTYTDVRDTAAKKEPFVAPFIETLAADTKFVPASPAWGQIDASLVLPTMFQEIVSGKKDVPAAAGDAAKKMDAAFASAG; from the coding sequence ATGAAGCTCATCGCCAGGTTCACCGCCCCGGTCGCCGCGCTCGCGCTGGCCGGCCTCACGGCGACCGCCTGCGCCCCGCAGACCTCCGACAACGGCGCCGGCCGCGACGACCGGAGCGGCACCCTGCGGGTCTGGCTCTTCCAGGAGGTCAACAACACCCCCAAGGAACAGGTCGTCGACGCCGCCGTCGCCGCGTTCGAGAAGTCCCACGAGGGCACCGAGGTCGAGGTCGAGTACATCCCCGTCGACACCCGGGCCCAGCGCATCAAGGCCGCCTTCAACGACCCCGACAGCGCGCCCGACGTGATCGAGTACGGCAACACCGACACCGCCGGCTACGTCAAGGACGGCGGACTCGCCGACGTCAGCGCCGAGTTCGCCGCCTGGGACGAGGCGAAGGACACCGACCCCACCGCACGGGCGTCGGTCACCGTCGGCGGAAAGGTCTACGGCGCGCCGCTGTTCGTCGGCGTCCGCGCGCTGTACTACCGCACCGACGTCCTCGACGAGCTCGGTCTCGGCGTGCCCACGACCCAGGACGAGCTGATCGCCACCGCGAAGAAGATCCGCAAGGAGCGGCCGGAGCTGTACGGCCTCGCCGTCGGCGGCGCGTACACCTACGGCGCGATGCCCTTCATCTGGGCCAACGGCGGGGAGATGGCCGTGGAGAAGGACGGCACCTGGAAGGCCGCCATCGACGGTGCCGCCGCACAGAAGGGGATCGCCGCCTACACCTCGCTCTTCGGCGACGACAACTGCCCCGCCGCCAAGTGCGCCTCCATGGGCGGCAACGCGACCGCCACCGCCTTCGCGGCCGGCAAGGCGGCCATGGTCATCGGCGGCGACTTCAGCCACCAGGCGATCGAGGCCGGAGCCGTCAAGGGCAAGTACGCGGTCGTCCCGCTGCCCGGACGGAACAAGGGCGAGATCGCCCCCGCGTTCGCCGGCGGCAACAACATCGGCGTCCTGCGCAGCACCGGGCACCGCACCCTCGCCGTCGACCTCATGAAGCGCCTGGCGGGCAAGGAGACCCAGGCCGAACTCTTCGACGCGATGGGCTTCCTGCCCACGTACACCGACGTGCGCGACACCGCGGCGAAGAAGGAGCCGTTCGTCGCCCCCTTCATCGAGACCCTCGCCGCCGACACCAAGTTCGTCCCCGCCTCCCCGGCGTGGGGGCAGATCGACGCCTCCCTGGTGCTGCCGACCATGTTCCAGGAGATCGTCAGCGGCAAGAAGGACGTCCCGGCCGCCGCCGGTGACGCGGCGAAGAAGATGGACGCGGCCTTCGCGTCCGCGGGCTGA
- a CDS encoding DUF3039 domain-containing protein, which produces MSTLEPERGTGTGTLVEPTPQVSNGDGDHERFAHYVQKDKIMASALDGTPVVALCGKVWVPGRDPKKYPVCPMCKEIYDSMGSGGGDKGKGGGDKK; this is translated from the coding sequence ATGAGCACTCTTGAGCCCGAGCGCGGGACAGGCACCGGGACCCTCGTAGAGCCGACGCCGCAGGTGTCGAACGGCGACGGCGACCACGAGCGCTTCGCCCATTACGTCCAGAAGGACAAGATCATGGCGAGTGCCCTCGACGGCACTCCCGTGGTGGCGCTGTGCGGAAAGGTCTGGGTGCCGGGGCGCGACCCCAAGAAGTACCCGGTCTGTCCGATGTGCAAGGAGATCTACGACTCGATGGGCTCCGGCGGCGGCGACAAGGGCAAGGGCGGCGGCGACAAGAAGTAG
- a CDS encoding YqgE/AlgH family protein, producing MTEVSSLTGRLLVATPALADPNFDRAVVLLLDHDDEGSLGVVLNRPTPVGVVDILESWAALAGEPGVVFQGGPVSLDSALGVAVIPGDEGPLGWRRVYGAIGLVDLEAPPELLGSALGSLRIFAGYAGWGPGQLEGELEEGAWYVVESEPGDVSSPTPEGLWRSVLRRQRSELAMFATYPDDPSLN from the coding sequence ATGACCGAGGTGTCCTCGCTCACAGGGCGGCTGCTCGTCGCCACTCCTGCCCTCGCGGATCCGAACTTCGACCGCGCGGTGGTCCTGCTGCTCGACCACGACGACGAGGGCTCGCTCGGTGTGGTGCTGAACCGCCCGACGCCGGTCGGCGTGGTGGACATCCTCGAGTCCTGGGCCGCGCTCGCGGGCGAACCCGGCGTGGTCTTCCAGGGCGGACCGGTCTCGCTGGACTCCGCGCTCGGGGTGGCGGTGATCCCCGGTGACGAGGGGCCGCTGGGCTGGCGCCGGGTGTACGGGGCGATCGGCCTGGTCGACCTGGAGGCGCCCCCCGAGCTGCTGGGTTCGGCCCTCGGCTCGCTGCGGATCTTCGCCGGCTACGCGGGGTGGGGACCCGGGCAGCTGGAGGGCGAGCTGGAGGAGGGGGCCTGGTACGTCGTGGAGTCGGAGCCGGGCGACGTGTCCTCGCCCACGCCCGAGGGCCTGTGGCGTTCGGTGCTCCGGCGCCAGCGCAGCGAACTGGCCATGTTCGCGACGTATCCGGACGACCCGAGCCTCAACTGA
- the murA gene encoding UDP-N-acetylglucosamine 1-carboxyvinyltransferase — MTGTDDVLLVHGGTPLEGEIRVRGAKNLVPKAMVAALLGSEPSRLRNVPDIRDVRVVRGLLQLHGVTVRPGEEPGELVLDPTHVESANVADIDAHAGSSRIPILFCGPLLHRLGHAFIPGLGGCDIGGRPIDFHFDVLRQFGATIEKRADGQYLEAPQRLRGTKIRLPYPSVGSTEQVLLTAVLAEGVTELTNAAVEPEIEDLICVLQKMGAIISVDTDRTIRITGVDKLGGYTHRALPDRLEAASWASAALATEGNIYVRGAQQRSMMTFLNTYRKVGGAFEIDDEGIRFWHPGGQLTSIALETDVHPGFQTDWQQPLVVALTQATGLSIVHETVYESRLGFTSALNQMGAHIQLYRECLGGSDCRFGQRNFLHSAVVSGPTKLQGADLVIPDLRGGFSYLIAALAAQGTSRVHGIDLINRGYENFMEKLEKLGAKVELPGGPLV; from the coding sequence ATGACCGGCACAGACGATGTACTGCTTGTCCACGGCGGCACCCCGCTCGAGGGCGAGATCCGCGTCCGCGGCGCGAAGAACCTCGTGCCCAAGGCGATGGTCGCCGCGCTCCTCGGCAGCGAGCCGAGCCGGCTGCGCAATGTGCCCGACATCCGTGACGTGAGAGTCGTGCGGGGGCTGCTCCAGCTCCACGGCGTCACGGTCCGTCCGGGCGAGGAGCCCGGCGAGCTGGTCCTCGACCCGACGCACGTCGAGAGCGCGAACGTCGCCGACATCGACGCCCACGCCGGTTCGTCGCGCATCCCGATCCTGTTCTGCGGCCCGCTGCTGCACCGGCTGGGCCACGCCTTCATCCCCGGCCTCGGCGGCTGCGACATCGGCGGCCGGCCGATCGACTTCCACTTCGACGTGCTGCGGCAGTTCGGCGCGACGATCGAGAAGCGCGCCGACGGGCAGTACCTGGAGGCCCCGCAGCGGCTGCGCGGTACGAAGATCCGCCTGCCCTACCCCTCGGTCGGCTCGACCGAGCAGGTGCTGCTGACGGCCGTGCTCGCCGAGGGCGTCACCGAGCTCACCAACGCGGCGGTGGAGCCGGAGATCGAGGACCTCATCTGCGTACTGCAGAAGATGGGCGCGATCATCTCCGTCGACACCGACCGGACCATCCGGATCACCGGCGTCGACAAGCTCGGCGGCTACACGCACCGGGCGCTCCCGGACCGCCTGGAGGCGGCGTCCTGGGCGTCGGCGGCGCTGGCGACCGAGGGCAACATCTACGTCCGCGGCGCACAGCAGCGTTCGATGATGACCTTCCTCAACACGTACCGGAAGGTCGGCGGCGCCTTCGAGATCGACGACGAGGGCATCCGCTTCTGGCACCCCGGCGGCCAGTTGACGTCCATCGCGCTGGAGACGGACGTGCACCCCGGCTTCCAGACCGACTGGCAGCAGCCCCTGGTGGTGGCCCTGACGCAGGCCACCGGCCTGTCCATCGTCCACGAGACGGTCTACGAGTCGCGCCTCGGCTTCACGTCCGCGCTCAACCAGATGGGCGCGCACATCCAGCTCTACCGCGAGTGCCTGGGCGGCTCGGACTGCCGCTTCGGCCAGCGCAACTTCCTCCACTCGGCGGTCGTCTCCGGCCCCACCAAGCTCCAGGGCGCGGACCTGGTCATCCCCGACCTGCGCGGCGGCTTCTCCTACCTGATCGCCGCCCTCGCGGCGCAGGGGACGAGCCGGGTGCACGGCATCGACCTGATCAACCGCGGCTACGAGAACTTCATGGAGAAGCTGGAGAAGCTCGGCGCGAAGGTGGAACTGCCGGGCGGCCCGCTCGTCTGA
- a CDS encoding HU family DNA-binding protein: protein MNRSELVAALADRAEVTRKDADAVLAALAETVGEVVAKGDEKVTIPGFLTFERTHRAARTARNPQTGDPIQIPAGYSVKVSAGSKLKEAAKGK from the coding sequence ATGAACCGCAGTGAGCTGGTGGCCGCGCTGGCCGACCGCGCCGAGGTGACCCGCAAGGACGCCGACGCCGTTCTGGCCGCTCTCGCCGAGACCGTCGGCGAGGTCGTCGCCAAGGGCGACGAGAAGGTCACCATTCCCGGCTTCCTGACCTTCGAGCGCACCCACCGTGCCGCTCGCACCGCTCGCAACCCGCAGACCGGCGACCCCATCCAGATCCCGGCCGGCTACAGCGTGAAGGTCTCCGCGGGCTCGAAGCTCAAGGAAGCCGCCAAGGGCAAGTAA
- a CDS encoding NAD-dependent malic enzyme — protein MATAPSVSYSMTVRLEVPASGTAVSQLTTAVESSGGSVTGLDVTASGHEKLRIDVTIAASSTAHADEIVEGLRDIEGVVLGKVSDRTFLMHLGGKIEMASKHPIRNRDDLSMIYTPGVARVCMAIAENPEDARRLTIKRNSVAVVTDGSAVLGLGNIGPKAALPVMEGKAALFKRFAGIDAWPICLDTQDTDAIVEIVKAIAPGFAGINLEDISAPRCFEIEARLREALDIPVFHDDQHGTAIVVLASLTNALRVVGKSVSDVRVVMSGAGAAGTAILKLLLAAGVKHAVVADIHGVVHADREDLVNAAVDSPLRWIADNTNPEGVTGTLKEAVVGADVFIGVSAPNVLGAEDVAAMADGAIVFALANPDPEVDPAIARQTAAVVATGRSDFPNQINNVLVFPGVFRGLLDAQSRTVNTEMMLAAAAALANVVTDDELNPNYIIPSVFNDKVAGAVAGAVRDAAKAAGAGVTTTAQA, from the coding sequence ATGGCAACGGCGCCAAGCGTCTCGTACTCGATGACGGTCCGGCTGGAGGTGCCCGCGAGCGGAACCGCGGTCTCCCAGCTCACCACCGCCGTGGAATCCTCCGGCGGGTCCGTGACCGGCCTCGACGTGACCGCATCCGGCCACGAGAAGCTGCGCATCGACGTCACGATCGCCGCGAGCTCCACCGCGCACGCCGACGAGATCGTCGAGGGCCTGCGGGACATCGAGGGCGTCGTCCTCGGCAAGGTCTCCGACCGTACGTTCCTGATGCACCTCGGCGGCAAGATCGAGATGGCGTCCAAGCACCCCATCCGCAACCGCGACGACCTGTCGATGATCTACACCCCGGGTGTGGCGCGGGTCTGCATGGCCATCGCCGAGAACCCCGAGGACGCCCGCCGGCTCACCATCAAGCGCAACTCCGTTGCAGTGGTGACGGACGGATCGGCCGTGCTCGGCCTCGGCAACATCGGCCCCAAGGCCGCGCTGCCCGTCATGGAGGGCAAGGCCGCCCTCTTCAAGCGGTTCGCCGGCATCGACGCCTGGCCGATCTGCCTGGACACCCAGGACACCGACGCCATCGTCGAGATCGTCAAGGCCATCGCGCCCGGCTTCGCGGGCATCAACCTGGAGGACATCTCCGCGCCGCGCTGCTTCGAGATCGAGGCCCGGCTGCGCGAGGCCCTGGACATCCCCGTCTTCCACGACGACCAGCACGGCACCGCGATCGTCGTCCTCGCCTCCCTCACCAACGCCCTGCGTGTGGTGGGCAAGTCGGTCTCCGACGTGCGCGTGGTCATGTCCGGCGCGGGCGCGGCCGGCACCGCGATCCTCAAGCTGCTGCTGGCGGCCGGCGTCAAGCACGCCGTCGTCGCCGACATCCACGGAGTGGTGCACGCGGACCGCGAGGACCTGGTGAACGCCGCCGTCGACTCGCCGCTGCGCTGGATCGCCGACAACACCAACCCGGAGGGCGTCACCGGCACCCTCAAGGAAGCGGTCGTGGGCGCCGACGTGTTCATCGGCGTCTCGGCCCCCAACGTCCTCGGCGCCGAGGACGTGGCCGCGATGGCGGACGGCGCCATCGTGTTCGCGCTCGCGAACCCGGACCCCGAGGTCGACCCGGCAATCGCACGCCAGACGGCGGCAGTTGTGGCCACCGGGCGGTCGGACTTCCCCAACCAGATCAACAACGTGCTGGTCTTCCCGGGTGTGTTCCGCGGTCTGCTGGACGCCCAGTCGCGCACCGTCAACACCGAGATGATGCTCGCGGCCGCGGCCGCGCTCGCGAACGTCGTCACGGACGACGAGCTCAACCCGAACTACATCATCCCCTCCGTCTTCAACGACAAGGTCGCGGGTGCCGTCGCCGGTGCCGTACGCGACGCCGCGAAGGCCGCGGGCGCGGGTGTGACGACCACCGCTCAGGCCTGA
- a CDS encoding HelD family protein, with amino-acid sequence MTVPAAASAADSVRDREIGVEQVHLDRVYRRLEEKIHEAEFLMDDAAKRGQVGTPGALAERDAQVFRAGVHLNRLNNEFEDFLFGRIDLLYGKDGERGPDGAHTSVEPADDAVRDDGTAPIGETLHIGRIGVLDADYAPLVIDWRAPAAAPFYRSTPVEPGRVVRRRVIRSRGRKVLGVEDDLMRPELTASLDGAPLAVVGDGALMAALGQARSHTMRDIVASIQAEQDLVIRAPAASVTYVEGGPGTGKTAVALHRAAYLLYKDRRRYSGGILIVSPTPLLVAYTEGVLPSLGEEGQVAIRAVGSLVDGAEATAYDEPAVARVKGSSRMLKVLRKAARGALEQPSAPAGGQLALGEEPAATTTPDRLRVVVFGRRLELEADELQRIRHNALGGTTPVNLLRPRARRLLLDALYAKSGAAGRHPGDPELAAELRSSFDEDVTSEDSFLAFLDAWWPELTPRGVLAAMADERRLGRWARRVLNPGEVRRLARSLRREALSVHDVALLDELGALLGAPARPRRKREFDPLDQLTGLEELMPQREESQRERAERLAAERTEYAHVIVDEAQDLTPMQWRMVGRRGRHATWTVVGDPAQSSWSSPDEAAEARDEALGTRPRRRFELTVNYRNPAEIAELAAKVLALAMPGMRSPAAVRSTGVRPRFAVVPDGGDLADTVRSEAERLLDSVDGTVGVVVAMHRREQAARWLAGLGERVVALGSLEAKGLEYDATVVVSPAEIADESPAGLRVLYVALTRATQQLTVVSARRDQPDGDGVPDLLRD; translated from the coding sequence GTGACCGTTCCGGCGGCCGCGTCCGCCGCCGATTCGGTGCGAGACCGTGAGATCGGCGTCGAACAGGTCCATCTGGACCGGGTCTACCGCCGTCTGGAGGAGAAGATCCACGAGGCGGAGTTCCTGATGGACGACGCCGCCAAGCGGGGCCAGGTCGGCACGCCCGGCGCGCTCGCCGAGCGGGACGCCCAGGTCTTCCGTGCCGGCGTCCACCTCAACCGGCTCAACAACGAGTTCGAGGACTTCCTCTTCGGCAGGATCGACCTGCTGTACGGCAAGGACGGCGAACGGGGCCCCGACGGCGCCCACACCTCCGTGGAGCCCGCCGACGACGCGGTCCGTGACGACGGCACCGCCCCGATCGGCGAGACCCTCCACATCGGCCGGATCGGCGTGCTCGACGCCGACTACGCGCCGCTCGTGATCGACTGGCGCGCCCCGGCCGCGGCCCCCTTCTACCGGTCCACACCGGTCGAGCCCGGCCGGGTCGTGCGGCGCCGGGTCATCCGCTCGCGCGGGCGCAAGGTCCTCGGCGTCGAGGACGACCTGATGCGCCCCGAGCTCACCGCCTCCCTCGACGGCGCCCCGCTGGCCGTCGTCGGCGACGGCGCCCTGATGGCCGCCCTGGGCCAGGCCCGCAGCCACACCATGCGCGACATCGTCGCCTCCATCCAGGCCGAGCAGGACCTGGTCATCCGGGCCCCCGCCGCGTCCGTCACGTACGTGGAGGGCGGCCCCGGCACCGGGAAGACGGCCGTGGCCCTGCACCGGGCGGCCTACCTCCTCTACAAGGACCGGCGCAGATACTCCGGCGGCATCCTCATCGTCTCGCCGACGCCGCTGCTGGTCGCCTACACCGAGGGCGTGCTGCCCTCGCTCGGCGAGGAGGGCCAGGTCGCCATCCGCGCCGTCGGCTCACTCGTCGACGGGGCCGAGGCCACCGCGTACGACGAACCGGCGGTCGCCCGCGTCAAGGGCTCCTCCCGGATGCTGAAGGTGCTGCGCAAGGCGGCCAGGGGCGCGCTGGAGCAGCCGTCCGCGCCCGCCGGGGGACAGCTCGCCCTGGGGGAGGAGCCCGCGGCGACGACCACCCCCGACCGGCTGCGGGTGGTGGTCTTCGGCCGCCGCCTGGAGCTGGAGGCCGACGAACTCCAGCGCATCCGGCACAACGCCCTCGGCGGCACCACGCCCGTCAACCTGCTCCGCCCGCGGGCCCGCCGGCTGCTGCTGGACGCCCTCTACGCCAAGTCGGGAGCCGCCGGCCGGCACCCGGGCGACCCCGAGCTCGCCGCCGAGCTGCGCTCCTCCTTCGACGAGGACGTCACGTCGGAGGACAGCTTCCTCGCCTTCCTCGACGCCTGGTGGCCCGAGCTGACCCCCCGCGGGGTGCTGGCCGCCATGGCGGACGAGCGGCGCCTCGGCCGCTGGGCCCGGCGGGTCCTCAACCCCGGTGAGGTGCGCCGGCTCGCCCGGTCGCTGCGGCGCGAGGCGCTGTCGGTCCACGACGTCGCCCTGCTCGACGAGCTCGGTGCGCTGCTCGGCGCGCCCGCGCGGCCCCGCAGGAAGCGCGAGTTCGACCCGCTGGACCAGCTCACCGGCCTGGAGGAGCTGATGCCGCAGCGCGAGGAGTCGCAGCGGGAGCGCGCCGAGCGGCTGGCCGCCGAACGCACCGAGTACGCCCACGTCATCGTCGACGAGGCGCAGGACCTGACCCCGATGCAGTGGCGCATGGTCGGCCGTCGCGGCCGCCACGCGACCTGGACCGTGGTCGGCGACCCCGCGCAGTCCTCCTGGTCCTCGCCCGACGAGGCCGCCGAGGCGCGGGACGAGGCGCTCGGCACCCGACCCCGGCGGCGTTTCGAGCTGACGGTGAACTACCGCAACCCGGCCGAGATCGCCGAGCTCGCGGCGAAGGTCCTCGCGCTGGCGATGCCCGGGATGCGCTCGCCCGCCGCGGTGCGTTCCACCGGCGTGCGCCCCCGTTTCGCGGTGGTGCCCGACGGCGGCGACCTCGCGGACACCGTGCGCTCCGAGGCGGAGCGGCTGCTGGACTCGGTGGACGGCACGGTCGGCGTCGTGGTGGCGATGCACCGCCGCGAGCAGGCCGCCCGCTGGCTCGCCGGCCTCGGCGAGCGGGTGGTGGCGCTCGGTTCGCTGGAGGCGAAGGGCCTGGAGTACGACGCCACGGTCGTGGTCTCGCCGGCCGAGATCGCCGACGAGAGCCCCGCCGGACTGCGGGTGCTGTACGTGGCCCTCACCCGGGCGACGCAGCAGCTCACCGTCGTCTCGGCGCGCCGGGACCAGCCGGACGGGGACGGGGTCCCCGACCTGCTGCGGGACTGA
- a CDS encoding anti-sigma factor family protein has translation MTRYEQESVHDAVGAYVLGVLDEADASAFEAHLAGCDLCAARLDEFSGMEPMLAMLADAPPAAAPPQGDPWGMAGAADFPPPRPAPVVPASPSPRVLDGLLDEVAVKRAAKRRRGMYLLAACAALIIGGPAVAVVVTADDTRSSRAADPHPTSPAEDAFFHHMEEKVEGSDATTRVSAVVGLEKKGWGTHTVLELKNVKGPLKCSLVAVSTTGEEEVVTSWAVPEWGYGIEDSPHEAARNPLYVHGGAAMDRDEIDRFEVRTFDGTRLVEVDA, from the coding sequence GTGACCAGGTACGAGCAGGAGTCCGTGCACGACGCCGTCGGCGCGTATGTGCTCGGAGTGCTCGACGAAGCGGACGCCTCCGCCTTCGAGGCGCATCTGGCCGGGTGCGACCTGTGCGCCGCCCGTCTCGACGAGTTCTCCGGCATGGAACCGATGCTGGCGATGCTGGCGGACGCGCCCCCGGCGGCCGCGCCGCCCCAGGGCGACCCCTGGGGCATGGCCGGAGCGGCCGACTTCCCGCCGCCGAGGCCCGCACCGGTGGTCCCCGCCTCGCCGAGCCCCCGGGTCCTCGACGGGCTGCTCGACGAGGTGGCGGTCAAGCGGGCGGCGAAGCGCCGTCGCGGGATGTACCTGCTCGCCGCCTGCGCCGCGCTGATCATCGGCGGCCCGGCGGTCGCGGTCGTCGTCACGGCGGACGACACCCGCAGCAGCCGGGCGGCCGACCCCCACCCCACCAGCCCCGCCGAGGACGCCTTCTTCCACCACATGGAGGAGAAGGTCGAGGGCAGCGACGCGACGACCAGGGTCAGCGCCGTCGTCGGCCTGGAGAAGAAGGGCTGGGGCACCCACACCGTCCTGGAGCTGAAGAACGTCAAGGGCCCCCTCAAGTGCAGCCTGGTCGCCGTCTCGACCACGGGCGAGGAGGAGGTCGTCACCTCCTGGGCGGTCCCCGAGTGGGGATACGGCATCGAGGACAGCCCGCACGAGGCGGCCAGGAACCCGCTCTACGTCCACGGCGGCGCGGCCATGGACCGCGACGAGATCGACCGCTTCGAGGTCCGCACCTTCGACGGCACCCGCCTGGTGGAGGTCGACGCGTAG
- a CDS encoding sigma-70 family RNA polymerase sigma factor, translated as MRKDAAVADDRPQRARHRRGHLPRPGGSGEEKPPTDTSVPDEELMRALYREHAGPLLAYVLRLVAGDRQRAEDVVQETLIRAWKNAGRLNRATGSVRPWLVTVARRIVIDAHRSRQARPQEVDPSPLEVMPAEDEIDKALWLMTLSDALDDLTPAHREVLVETYFKGRTVNEAAETLGIPSGTVRSRVFYALRSMKLALEERGVSA; from the coding sequence GTGCGCAAGGATGCCGCCGTGGCCGATGACCGTCCGCAACGGGCCCGCCATCGCAGAGGGCATCTCCCGCGTCCCGGAGGCTCCGGGGAGGAGAAGCCGCCCACCGACACCTCCGTCCCCGACGAGGAGTTGATGCGCGCGCTCTACCGCGAACACGCCGGACCGTTGCTCGCCTACGTACTGCGCCTCGTCGCCGGCGACCGCCAGCGCGCCGAGGACGTCGTACAGGAGACGCTCATCCGTGCCTGGAAGAACGCCGGCCGGCTCAACCGGGCCACCGGCTCTGTCCGACCCTGGCTGGTGACGGTCGCCCGTCGCATCGTCATCGACGCGCACCGCAGCCGGCAGGCCCGGCCGCAGGAGGTCGATCCGTCGCCGCTGGAGGTCATGCCCGCGGAGGACGAGATCGACAAGGCGTTGTGGCTCATGACGCTCTCGGATGCGCTCGACGATTTGACACCCGCTCACCGGGAAGTCCTTGTCGAGACGTATTTCAAGGGGCGTACGGTCAATGAGGCGGCCGAAACGCTCGGCATACCCAGCGGGACCGTGCGGTCCCGCGTGTTCTACGCACTGCGTTCCATGAAGCTCGCTCTGGAGGAGAGGGGGGTCTCGGCGTGA
- a CDS encoding CGNR zinc finger domain-containing protein codes for MAVGAGPSRTRRQRGTPWRFDSGRVCLDLLATAPGPGGPGVQPPGEPLAGAGRLASWLVGAGLVPASTRLTGLDGGWVDGFVELRRCVRRLMGAALDGDLPGPAWDPVLATVNALAGEPPPGIRAVREEDGTLVRALCAAPGLDALLAVVARDAVELLTDPVARGRLRRCEGDSCDRVYLDTSRGGRRRWCSSEVCGNRERVARHRRRTTAPSGKRP; via the coding sequence ATGGCGGTCGGTGCGGGCCCCTCCCGGACCAGGCGACAGCGCGGCACACCATGGCGGTTCGACTCGGGACGCGTCTGCCTCGACCTGCTCGCGACGGCGCCGGGACCGGGCGGCCCGGGCGTGCAGCCGCCCGGTGAACCGCTCGCCGGAGCGGGCCGGCTCGCCTCCTGGCTGGTCGGTGCCGGACTCGTCCCGGCGTCCACCCGGCTCACCGGGCTCGACGGCGGATGGGTCGACGGCTTCGTCGAACTGCGCCGCTGCGTCCGCCGGCTGATGGGCGCCGCGCTCGACGGGGACCTGCCGGGACCGGCCTGGGACCCCGTCCTCGCGACGGTCAACGCCCTCGCGGGCGAACCCCCGCCCGGGATCAGGGCCGTACGCGAGGAGGACGGCACCCTGGTGCGCGCCCTGTGCGCCGCGCCCGGCCTCGACGCGCTGCTCGCCGTCGTCGCCCGCGACGCCGTCGAACTGCTCACCGACCCCGTCGCCCGCGGCCGTCTGAGGCGCTGCGAGGGCGACAGCTGCGACCGCGTCTACCTCGACACCTCCCGCGGCGGGCGCCGGCGCTGGTGCTCCAGCGAGGTGTGCGGCAACCGCGAGCGGGTCGCCCGCCACCGGCGCCGGACGACCGCACCGTCCGGCAAACGGCCCTGA